The following are encoded together in the Scytonema millei VB511283 genome:
- a CDS encoding DJ-1/PfpI family protein — translation MTQRRNVAILIFDEVEILDFCGPYEVFGVTGKRNGSEPFNVYTVAEERRPIIARNQLSINPQYTLLDCPRSHIVLVPGGFGTRREMRNSALIDWIKERSQQAELLLSVCTGALLLAKAGLLEGLTATTHHGAIDLLKQVAPNTQVKPDKRFVDNGSIILSAGISAGIDMSLYVVAKLLGEQQARETAEYMEYDWQLSGKLENYME, via the coding sequence ATGACACAGCGAAGAAACGTTGCTATCTTAATTTTTGATGAGGTAGAGATTTTGGACTTTTGCGGTCCCTACGAAGTCTTTGGAGTGACGGGAAAACGCAATGGCTCTGAGCCTTTTAACGTCTACACGGTAGCCGAGGAACGCCGACCAATAATCGCTCGGAATCAGTTGAGTATCAATCCGCAGTACACTTTACTTGACTGCCCGCGATCGCATATTGTACTCGTGCCTGGTGGCTTCGGCACGCGGCGAGAAATGCGCAATTCAGCTTTGATTGACTGGATTAAAGAACGTTCTCAACAAGCAGAGTTATTGCTTTCCGTCTGTACGGGTGCGTTACTTTTGGCTAAAGCTGGTTTGCTGGAAGGACTTACAGCTACTACCCATCATGGCGCGATCGATTTACTCAAGCAGGTTGCACCCAATACACAAGTTAAACCAGATAAAAGGTTTGTAGACAACGGCAGCATAATTTTATCGGCTGGAATCTCAGCAGGGATTGATATGTCGTTGTATGTAGTCGCTAAGCTTTTGGGAGAACAACAAGCGAGAGAGACTGCGGAGTACATGGAATATGACTGGCAGCTAAGTGGAAAGTTAGAAAATTATATGGAATAG
- a CDS encoding NAD(P)H-quinone oxidoreductase subunit N, whose protein sequence is MPLFTTGSKLIRDLEKHGALGVYAPLEGGFEGRYRRRLRATGYTTLNITARGLGDVSAYLTGVHGVRPPHLGKKSVGQGAAVGYVYYVPPIVSYNLEQLPPKSKGLVLWIIEGHILSNQEIEFLVNLPTLDPRVKIVLERGGERYFRWQPLKDTLAPNYQAG, encoded by the coding sequence ATGCCACTCTTTACTACTGGTAGCAAATTAATTCGCGACTTAGAAAAGCACGGGGCGCTAGGCGTTTACGCTCCGCTAGAAGGTGGGTTTGAAGGTCGTTATCGTCGCCGCTTGCGTGCTACTGGCTATACAACTCTGAATATTACTGCTAGGGGACTAGGAGACGTATCGGCTTATCTAACTGGAGTTCATGGTGTGCGTCCGCCACACTTGGGCAAGAAGAGTGTAGGTCAAGGGGCAGCAGTAGGATACGTTTATTACGTACCACCGATAGTCAGCTACAACTTGGAGCAGCTACCACCCAAGTCTAAAGGGTTAGTCCTGTGGATTATTGAAGGACACATTCTCTCGAATCAAGAAATTGAATTTTTGGTCAATTTGCCTACCCTAGACCCGCGAGTAAAAATCGTCTTAGAAAGAGGAGGAGAGCGCTATTTTCGCTGGCAACCACTGAAAGATACTCTCGCACCCAACTACCAAGCCGGATAA
- a CDS encoding HAD family hydrolase produces the protein MSANAPTILALDFDGVICDGLPEYFATAWRTYCKIWLPSSQTPLDDLTPQFDRLRPVIETGWEMPVLIRALLSGVTEAEIWQNWSAIAQKLLQQDNLTAAEVGKQLDTIRDEWISTDLDSWLDLHRFYPGVLERLHSLIDSPVKPLIITTKEGRFVERLLQRQGIQLPSQSVLGKEIKRPKYQIIRELIAIATQTPVLLWFVEDRLKTLQLVQQQADLEDVKLFLADWGYNTAAERELAQQNPRIQLLSLAQFAEDFSAWS, from the coding sequence ATGAGTGCAAATGCTCCCACGATTTTAGCTCTGGATTTTGATGGCGTAATTTGTGACGGCTTACCAGAATATTTCGCTACGGCTTGGCGAACGTACTGCAAAATTTGGCTGCCATCATCTCAGACACCCCTAGATGATTTAACACCGCAATTCGATCGCCTGCGTCCGGTAATTGAGACTGGTTGGGAAATGCCCGTTTTAATTCGAGCTTTGTTATCCGGGGTAACAGAAGCAGAAATATGGCAAAATTGGAGTGCGATCGCCCAAAAATTATTGCAACAAGATAACTTAACTGCGGCTGAGGTCGGTAAGCAATTAGATACAATTCGAGATGAATGGATTTCTACCGATCTCGATAGTTGGCTAGACTTGCATCGGTTTTATCCTGGGGTTTTAGAAAGATTGCACTCATTAATTGATAGTCCGGTTAAACCGCTGATTATTACAACTAAAGAAGGGCGTTTTGTCGAGCGACTTTTACAACGGCAAGGTATACAATTACCCAGTCAGTCGGTTTTAGGCAAAGAAATCAAGCGTCCAAAATATCAAATTATCAGAGAGTTAATTGCGATCGCCACTCAAACACCAGTTCTTTTGTGGTTTGTGGAAGACAGACTCAAGACTTTGCAACTCGTGCAACAGCAAGCAGACTTAGAAGACGTAAAACTTTTTCTAGCTGATTGGGGATATAATACCGCAGCCGAGAGAGAACTGGCGCAGCAAAACCCCCGTATCCAGTTGTTATCGCTAGCTCAGTTTGCTGAAGATTTTTCGGCTTGGAGCTAA
- the ldpA gene encoding circadian clock protein LdpA, protein MTEIDNALRSLKEGHWFKLICGASYQHLPAVRNLSLAYTLAGADCIDVAADPSVIASVQAAIAVASTLMEEARQRGFGSRGELPWLMVSLNDGEDPHFRKAEFNAVECPSQCDRPCERVCPAQAIVFHPPRDDYSKVVSSGVISENCYGCGRCLPVCPPQIIYTRSYVSTPGAIAPLVLATGVDAVEIHTQVGRTAEFQRLWLSIAPWIERLKLVAISCPDGDGLIEYLHSLHRLISPLKCPIIWQTDGRPMSGDIGDGTTLAAVKLGQKVLAAGLPGYVQLAGGTNSYTVAKLAAMGLLRKSQKSNVKSQNNYDLRLTTYDFPAPDSHISGIAYGSYARVLLSPILHQLEQMEVNPANERAIACLENVPELLWQAVELAYSLVSQLKSMELP, encoded by the coding sequence GTGACTGAGATTGACAATGCCTTACGCTCTTTAAAGGAAGGTCACTGGTTCAAATTGATTTGCGGAGCCAGCTACCAGCATCTGCCTGCGGTCAGAAATCTTAGCTTAGCGTATACCCTGGCTGGTGCTGATTGTATTGATGTGGCAGCAGACCCATCTGTAATTGCGTCAGTGCAAGCCGCGATCGCCGTGGCAAGTACGTTAATGGAAGAAGCTCGACAGCGCGGCTTTGGCAGTCGAGGAGAGTTGCCTTGGTTGATGGTAAGCCTCAACGATGGCGAAGACCCACATTTTCGTAAAGCAGAGTTTAATGCGGTTGAGTGTCCGTCACAATGCGATCGCCCGTGCGAACGAGTTTGTCCTGCTCAAGCAATTGTGTTTCATCCCCCCAGGGACGATTATTCTAAAGTTGTATCTTCTGGAGTTATATCGGAAAATTGTTACGGCTGCGGGCGGTGTTTGCCTGTTTGTCCGCCGCAAATTATTTACACTCGCTCTTATGTATCGACACCAGGAGCGATCGCGCCGCTCGTACTTGCTACTGGTGTCGATGCAGTAGAAATTCATACCCAGGTGGGTAGAACAGCAGAATTTCAGCGTTTATGGTTAAGTATAGCTCCCTGGATCGAGCGCTTGAAACTTGTGGCAATTAGCTGTCCTGATGGCGATGGATTAATTGAATATCTCCACAGCCTACATCGTCTAATTTCTCCCCTTAAGTGTCCGATAATTTGGCAAACTGACGGGCGACCGATGAGCGGTGATATTGGCGACGGTACAACCTTAGCCGCCGTGAAATTAGGTCAAAAAGTCTTGGCGGCTGGCTTACCTGGATACGTTCAACTTGCAGGTGGAACGAACAGCTATACCGTTGCCAAGTTAGCAGCGATGGGATTGTTGAGGAAAAGTCAAAAGTCAAACGTTAAAAGTCAAAACAATTACGACTTACGACTTACGACTTACGACTTTCCGGCTCCCGACTCCCACATTTCAGGAATCGCCTATGGCAGTTATGCCCGCGTTTTGCTGTCGCCGATTTTGCACCAATTAGAACAAATGGAGGTAAATCCAGCTAATGAAAGAGCGATCGCCTGCTTGGAAAACGTACCGGAATTACTATGGCAAGCAGTAGAACTTGCCTATTCGCTGGTATCTCAACTGAAGTCTATGGAGTTGCCATAG
- a CDS encoding R3H domain-containing nucleic acid-binding protein, whose translation MTKTDDLQKLLDILPLDIKNVLEQHPQRDSLIEVVMDLGRRPEARFPDRAEYLAESGISHDQIRYSIQRVGHFGGDNRAGLAQTLHRISAIRNRAGDIIGLTCRVGRAVFGTIGMIHDLVETGQSILLLGRPGVGKTTALREIARVLADDLNKRVVIIDTSNEIAGDGDVPHPAIGRARRMQVSRPEFQHQVMIEAVENHMPEVIVIDEIGTELEALAARTIAERGVQLVGTAHGNQIENLIKNPTLSDLVGGIQSVTLGDDEARRRRTQKTVLERKAPPTFEIAVEMLERQRWTIHESVADTVDALLRGRIPNPQVRTVDADGKVTIVRQSPTPLRGVGQDGFGRGYEVGNPRQEEESKLSPTMTVGGWRSTGRMIPLAAVPEPATREQEFERLLDESLARSDRFNSDLAVNAGPNGEDLPLHIYPYGVSRHQLEQAIQVLSLPVVLTKDIDSADAILALRSHVKNQSKLRHVAKARHVPIHTLKSNTIPQIIRTLRRLLDMDEPVVPDERELSLFIQNGSEDELDALEEARLAVEQIVIPKGQPVELLPRSAKVRKMQHELVEHYRLKSDSFGDEPNRRLRIYPA comes from the coding sequence ATGACAAAAACAGACGATCTCCAGAAGTTGTTAGATATTTTGCCACTAGACATTAAAAATGTTTTAGAGCAACACCCACAGCGGGACAGCTTAATTGAAGTGGTGATGGATTTAGGTCGTCGCCCAGAAGCTCGTTTTCCCGATCGCGCCGAGTACCTTGCTGAGTCTGGCATTTCCCACGATCAAATTAGATATAGCATACAGCGCGTGGGACATTTTGGTGGTGATAATCGGGCAGGACTGGCGCAAACTCTGCACCGGATTAGTGCGATTAGGAACCGTGCTGGCGATATTATCGGTTTAACCTGTCGTGTCGGGCGGGCTGTCTTTGGCACGATTGGCATGATCCACGATTTAGTAGAAACCGGACAGTCAATTCTACTGTTAGGTCGTCCTGGGGTGGGTAAAACCACAGCTTTGCGAGAAATTGCCAGAGTGTTAGCCGATGACTTAAATAAGCGTGTCGTCATTATCGATACTTCAAACGAAATTGCAGGGGATGGAGATGTTCCTCATCCAGCCATTGGACGGGCGCGACGAATGCAAGTATCGCGTCCAGAATTTCAGCATCAAGTGATGATTGAGGCAGTAGAAAATCACATGCCAGAAGTCATCGTGATTGATGAAATTGGTACGGAGTTGGAAGCTCTAGCGGCTCGTACCATTGCCGAACGGGGCGTACAACTGGTAGGAACGGCGCACGGCAATCAAATTGAAAATTTGATCAAGAACCCGACTCTATCAGACTTAGTGGGTGGTATCCAGTCTGTCACTTTAGGCGATGATGAAGCCAGACGGCGGCGGACGCAGAAAACTGTTTTAGAACGTAAAGCTCCACCAACATTTGAAATTGCCGTGGAAATGTTGGAAAGACAACGCTGGACGATCCATGAAAGCGTTGCTGATACCGTCGATGCACTGCTGAGAGGACGCATACCAAATCCACAAGTTAGAACTGTTGATGCAGATGGTAAAGTCACGATTGTACGACAGTCACCCACGCCACTACGGGGAGTAGGGCAAGATGGGTTTGGGCGAGGCTACGAGGTAGGCAATCCCAGGCAAGAGGAAGAATCGAAACTATCGCCGACTATGACTGTAGGTGGGTGGCGTTCGACTGGACGAATGATACCACTTGCTGCCGTACCAGAACCAGCCACGCGAGAACAAGAGTTCGAGCGCTTGTTGGATGAATCTCTGGCTCGCAGCGATCGCTTTAACAGCGATTTGGCGGTGAATGCGGGTCCGAATGGGGAAGATTTACCCTTGCATATTTATCCCTACGGTGTGAGTCGCCACCAGTTAGAGCAAGCAATCCAAGTGCTGAGTTTACCCGTGGTACTGACGAAAGATATTGACAGTGCCGATGCAATTTTAGCTTTGCGATCGCACGTCAAAAATCAGTCTAAGTTACGTCATGTCGCTAAGGCGCGTCACGTCCCAATTCACACGCTCAAGTCAAATACTATTCCACAAATTATCCGCACGTTGCGGCGGTTGTTGGATATGGACGAGCCAGTCGTACCGGACGAACGGGAACTGAGTTTATTCATCCAAAATGGCAGCGAGGACGAACTCGATGCTTTAGAAGAGGCTCGTTTAGCGGTAGAACAAATCGTAATTCCCAAAGGACAACCCGTAGAGTTGTTACCCCGTTCGGCAAAAGTGCGAAAGATGCAACACGAATTAGTAGAACACTATCGCTTGAAATCAGATAGCTTTGGTGACGAACCAAATCGGCGCTTGCGGATTTATCCGGCGTAA
- a CDS encoding phosphatidate cytidylyltransferase codes for MPWSRIISGIIAIALALTASVLGGWYFTFMFMAIVYLGQLEYFELVRAKGIAPAAKTTIVVSLALLAIATVSSSLADAVMPVAGTFICFYLLFLPKLASIADISTSILGLFYCGYLPSYWIRLRSLGNHAVSNIPFDGYLPDMNTIHLVKQGNFAALPQGLTVTLLAFFCIWAADIGAYTIGKFFGRTRLSDISPKKTVEGSVFGVAGSITVATIGSWLLHWAGSPWTGIALGLLIGITSLLGDLTESMMKRDAGVKDSGQLIPGHGGILDRADSYVFTAPLVYYFVTLLLPLLD; via the coding sequence ATGCCTTGGTCTCGAATTATTAGTGGAATTATCGCGATCGCTCTTGCCCTAACTGCCAGCGTCTTAGGAGGATGGTATTTTACCTTTATGTTTATGGCGATTGTTTATTTGGGTCAACTGGAATATTTTGAATTAGTTCGAGCCAAGGGAATTGCACCTGCTGCGAAAACAACGATCGTTGTCAGTTTAGCTTTGCTGGCGATCGCTACGGTTTCTTCCAGCTTAGCAGATGCCGTGATGCCAGTAGCAGGAACGTTTATTTGTTTCTATCTCCTATTTTTACCAAAATTAGCCTCGATCGCCGATATTTCTACTTCTATTTTGGGACTATTTTATTGCGGTTATTTACCTAGTTATTGGATTAGATTGCGATCGCTTGGTAATCATGCTGTGAGCAATATTCCATTCGATGGCTATTTACCAGATATGAATACAATTCATCTGGTCAAGCAAGGAAATTTTGCAGCTTTACCGCAAGGTTTGACAGTCACTCTCCTAGCTTTCTTTTGTATTTGGGCGGCTGATATTGGAGCGTATACTATTGGTAAATTTTTCGGACGCACTCGCCTTTCTGATATTAGTCCCAAAAAAACTGTGGAAGGGTCTGTATTTGGAGTTGCTGGTAGTATAACTGTAGCAACGATTGGTAGTTGGTTGCTTCATTGGGCTGGTTCGCCTTGGACGGGTATAGCTTTAGGCTTATTAATTGGGATTACCAGCTTATTAGGCGATCTCACGGAGTCCATGATGAAACGCGATGCTGGGGTCAAAGATTCAGGACAATTAATTCCAGGTCACGGGGGTATCCTCGATCGCGCCGATAGTTACGTTTTTACTGCTCCATTAGTTTACTATTTTGTCACTTTGTTGTTGCCGTTATTAGATTGA
- a CDS encoding pseudouridine synthase: MEERVQKILSQWGIASRRQAEEMIKLGRVRCNGAVVELGQKANPTQDTIEVDGKLLRSPHRPQPTYLLLNKPTGVVTTCDDPQGRPTVMQLLPTNLRQGQGIHPVGRLDAESTGALLLTNDGNLTFALTHPRHDISKTYQVVVAGHPPESVLKQWRQGVVLEGRKTRAAQVRVLSRDANRTWLEFVLWEGRNRQIRRMTEQLGYPTLQLHRTAIGSIQLESTVGAALPPGRYRPLEEREIHYLQNQLQNQLKSTTRVQV; this comes from the coding sequence ATGGAGGAACGGGTACAAAAAATTCTTTCTCAGTGGGGAATAGCTTCGAGACGGCAAGCGGAAGAGATGATTAAGCTCGGTCGCGTGCGCTGTAATGGTGCTGTGGTAGAACTGGGACAAAAAGCAAATCCAACTCAGGATACGATCGAAGTTGATGGAAAGCTACTGCGATCGCCTCATCGTCCCCAGCCAACCTATTTATTGCTCAACAAACCAACTGGTGTAGTTACAACTTGCGACGATCCTCAAGGTAGACCTACAGTGATGCAACTGTTGCCAACTAATCTACGTCAAGGTCAGGGTATTCATCCTGTCGGACGGTTGGATGCAGAATCTACAGGTGCATTGTTACTGACAAATGATGGAAACTTGACATTTGCTCTCACCCACCCGCGACACGATATCTCTAAGACATATCAGGTTGTGGTTGCGGGACATCCGCCGGAATCAGTGTTAAAACAATGGCGACAGGGAGTTGTTTTAGAGGGGAGAAAGACCAGAGCGGCACAAGTGCGCGTGTTGTCTCGCGATGCCAATCGAACGTGGTTGGAATTCGTTTTATGGGAAGGCAGAAATCGACAGATTCGGCGCATGACAGAACAATTAGGTTATCCCACGCTCCAGTTACATCGGACTGCGATCGGTTCGATTCAACTAGAATCAACTGTAGGCGCGGCTTTGCCTCCGGGTCGCTATCGTCCGCTCGAAGAACGCGAGATTCATTATTTACAAAATCAACTACAAAATCAACTCAAATCTACAACAAGGGTGCAGGTGTAA
- a CDS encoding LmeA family phospholipid-binding protein, whose amino-acid sequence MNPNNLEQDKTAKHRLISKVLSPALWLFVRSQVEQVSHLEVQIASSDRQILSGSIPRLSIFADRVVYKGLHFAKICLMGEGMQTNLRQAMRGQPLQLLEPMDVSGEATLQEMDLNASLKSDLLSSALTELLSKLAPNNNAVRGQIDWTKIAIAPELLLLQGNLVNSSHTTTITLKCGLQLSSGRELLLTQPQLQISSNSLWEQLEDHAIDLGSYVNLKELTLQSGQIVCRGSITVMP is encoded by the coding sequence TTGAATCCGAACAACTTAGAGCAAGACAAGACCGCTAAGCATCGCCTAATCAGTAAAGTGCTGTCTCCAGCACTATGGCTGTTTGTCCGATCGCAAGTCGAGCAAGTATCCCATTTAGAGGTACAAATTGCCAGCAGCGATCGACAAATCCTTTCTGGTAGTATTCCCCGTCTATCTATCTTTGCCGATCGCGTTGTTTATAAAGGTTTACATTTCGCAAAAATCTGCCTAATGGGGGAGGGAATGCAGACAAATTTACGTCAAGCGATGAGAGGACAGCCGCTACAACTGTTAGAACCTATGGATGTCTCTGGGGAAGCAACGCTACAGGAAATGGATCTCAATGCTTCCCTGAAGTCGGATTTACTCTCTAGCGCTTTAACAGAGTTACTATCAAAATTAGCTCCTAACAACAATGCCGTGCGAGGACAAATTGACTGGACAAAAATCGCGATCGCGCCAGAACTTTTATTACTTCAGGGTAATTTAGTCAATTCAAGCCACACTACAACCATCACCCTTAAATGCGGTTTGCAGCTGTCTAGCGGTCGCGAATTGCTTCTAACTCAACCCCAGCTCCAAATCTCCTCTAACTCACTTTGGGAACAGTTAGAAGACCATGCCATAGATTTAGGTTCTTACGTCAATTTAAAAGAACTAACCTTACAGTCAGGACAAATCGTCTGTCGTGGTAGTATTACCGTCATGCCTTAA
- a CDS encoding SDR family oxidoreductase, with protein MTTKPVTFITGANKGIGNEVARQLAQHDFTVLIGTRNVQRGEAAAETLRAEGFDVHFVPIDINDESSIKDAAETVARQWKQVTVLINNAAVNYDFSPATRPSTLSVDVLKDTFLTNVFGAFATIHHFLPLLKQAGTAQILKPQIINVSSTLGSLTALSDPEHYYYGVNTVAYNSSKSAINAITVALAKDLVEDRISVNSICPGWVKTDMGTDDAPRTVEQGASIIVKLATMENPPTGKFLDDDGEILW; from the coding sequence ATGACAACAAAGCCAGTTACTTTCATTACAGGTGCAAATAAAGGAATTGGAAATGAAGTTGCACGGCAGCTTGCCCAGCATGACTTCACTGTTTTGATTGGTACACGTAACGTACAACGTGGAGAAGCAGCAGCAGAAACACTCCGTGCTGAAGGATTTGACGTTCATTTTGTACCAATTGATATCAATGATGAATCGTCAATTAAAGATGCTGCTGAAACTGTGGCTAGACAGTGGAAACAAGTTACTGTGCTGATTAATAATGCTGCTGTCAATTATGATTTCTCACCAGCAACTCGACCATCTACGCTGAGTGTAGATGTTCTCAAAGATACTTTTCTCACGAATGTTTTTGGTGCATTTGCAACAATTCACCATTTTCTACCGTTACTCAAGCAAGCTGGAACAGCACAAATCCTTAAACCACAAATCATAAATGTTTCATCAACACTTGGTTCCCTGACTGCTCTGAGTGACCCAGAACATTATTACTACGGAGTTAATACCGTTGCTTACAACTCTTCCAAATCTGCAATTAATGCTATAACTGTTGCCTTGGCAAAAGATTTAGTAGAGGACAGAATTAGCGTCAATTCTATTTGTCCTGGTTGGGTAAAAACTGATATGGGTACAGATGATGCACCGCGTACTGTCGAACAAGGAGCATCAATTATAGTCAAACTTGCTACGATGGAGAATCCACCGACGGGTAAATTTCTCGACGATGATGGAGAAATTTTGTGGTAG
- a CDS encoding helix-turn-helix domain-containing protein produces MKQWKQQPQPQEPIIQTLEQQRAEKLGQIGAALRRRREDKQISLEQIESTTRIRQSFLRAIEAGNIDKLPEPVYIRGFIKQYAEALDLDGTELANSFPLEDYRQSLKPVGVSLPPAQLQTSHLYAIYILLIIGAVSILSQTLSNSDFQIGQNTQSQPPLPVANVAKPKAPAKAKPVANLKKQTKPVEVGITVKDKSWIRVTADGKKEFEGELSPGTQRKWVANEQLKLEVGNAGGVLVTYNQEEAKLLGQLGQVQRVTFKANNTKL; encoded by the coding sequence ATGAAGCAGTGGAAACAACAACCACAACCACAAGAACCAATTATTCAGACGCTCGAACAGCAAAGAGCCGAAAAGTTAGGGCAGATAGGTGCTGCTCTACGTCGTAGGCGAGAAGACAAACAAATATCTTTGGAGCAAATCGAATCAACCACGCGGATTCGCCAAAGTTTTTTGCGGGCGATCGAAGCGGGTAATATTGATAAGTTACCTGAGCCAGTTTATATTCGAGGTTTTATTAAGCAATATGCCGAGGCTTTAGATTTAGATGGTACGGAATTAGCAAATTCTTTTCCTTTAGAAGATTATCGGCAGAGTTTGAAACCCGTAGGAGTCAGCTTACCTCCAGCTCAATTACAGACCTCCCATCTATACGCTATATACATTCTTTTAATTATTGGTGCAGTCAGCATTTTGTCTCAAACTTTGAGTAATTCTGACTTTCAAATCGGTCAAAATACTCAGTCACAGCCTCCATTACCCGTTGCTAATGTCGCTAAGCCTAAAGCACCAGCTAAAGCCAAACCAGTTGCTAACCTCAAGAAGCAAACCAAGCCAGTTGAAGTTGGTATAACTGTAAAAGACAAATCTTGGATACGGGTAACTGCTGACGGAAAGAAAGAGTTTGAAGGAGAGTTATCCCCAGGAACGCAGCGTAAATGGGTAGCTAACGAACAATTAAAACTCGAAGTTGGTAATGCTGGGGGAGTATTAGTTACATATAATCAGGAAGAAGCTAAACTTTTAGGACAGCTAGGACAAGTACAAAGAGTTACTTTTAAAGCAAATAATACGAAGCTCTAA
- a CDS encoding DNA double-strand break repair nuclease NurA, with protein sequence MLDLTKVAKAMQGISQHLSTEVAASRQRLELAQDLMTAAYKNQAELMQRQKQWRDRILFSTAIPMEPLNTCIDLPVPPKTHTVLATDGSQIAPNHHEIAYCYLLNIGRVVLHYGQNRQPLLDSLPEVFYRPEDLYISRQWGIRTEEWMGYRRTASEATVLAELAAAVVGSREQGAGSRGKRAGGVGEAEEAEGEKNQLSTINHQLPTTNYQLPTTTPTLAMVDGSLIYWFLEQLPLEARDRILPPILTAWEQLKALGIPIMGYLSASRSMESLNFLRLQACIHEVPDCASFCPNQIEKVPCQVLEPLRDAALWSIQLQPGQRSTLWRSSARITELYGDCAIYFCYVHVGTEIARVEVPAWVAEDEALFNQSLGLMLAQVQKGYGYPVVLAEAHNQAVVRGGDRARFFAMLEQQMIKAGLRNVGISYKEARKRGSIA encoded by the coding sequence ATGCTCGATCTGACAAAAGTAGCGAAGGCGATGCAAGGCATCAGCCAACATTTAAGCACGGAAGTAGCTGCAAGTCGCCAACGGTTAGAGTTGGCGCAAGATCTCATGACAGCAGCTTACAAAAATCAAGCAGAATTGATGCAGCGACAAAAACAGTGGCGCGATCGCATTTTATTCAGCACCGCTATACCAATGGAACCGCTTAACACCTGCATCGATCTACCAGTACCACCTAAAACTCATACCGTTCTCGCCACGGATGGCTCGCAGATTGCTCCTAACCATCACGAAATCGCTTATTGTTATCTACTCAATATCGGTCGGGTAGTCTTGCACTACGGACAAAATCGCCAACCTTTACTCGATAGCTTACCAGAAGTATTCTACCGTCCCGAAGATTTATATATTTCGCGTCAATGGGGTATCCGCACTGAAGAATGGATGGGTTATCGCCGTACCGCTTCTGAAGCTACCGTATTGGCTGAGTTGGCTGCTGCTGTGGTAGGGAGCAGGGAGCAGGGAGCAGGGAGCAGGGGGAAGAGAGCTGGGGGAGTTGGGGAGGCTGAGGAAGCTGAGGGAGAGAAGAACCAACTGTCAACCATCAACCATCAACTACCAACTACCAACTACCAACTACCAACTACCACTCCTACACTAGCTATGGTCGATGGATCGTTAATCTATTGGTTTTTGGAACAGTTGCCTTTAGAAGCACGCGATCGCATTTTGCCACCAATTTTGACGGCTTGGGAACAGCTTAAAGCTTTGGGTATTCCCATCATGGGTTATCTCAGCGCTTCTCGCAGTATGGAAAGCTTGAATTTTTTACGTCTGCAAGCTTGCATTCACGAAGTACCGGACTGCGCCAGTTTTTGTCCGAATCAAATTGAAAAAGTTCCTTGTCAAGTCCTCGAACCATTGCGCGATGCGGCACTGTGGTCGATCCAATTGCAGCCAGGACAAAGAAGTACTTTATGGCGTAGTTCTGCCCGCATAACAGAATTATACGGAGATTGTGCAATCTATTTCTGTTACGTACATGTCGGTACGGAAATTGCACGGGTAGAAGTTCCGGCTTGGGTAGCAGAGGATGAAGCTTTATTTAATCAGTCTTTAGGTTTGATGTTAGCCCAAGTACAGAAAGGCTATGGCTACCCTGTTGTGTTAGCAGAGGCGCACAATCAAGCAGTTGTGAGAGGAGGCGATCGCGCTCGTTTTTTTGCGATGCTAGAACAACAAATGATTAAAGCAGGCTTGCGAAATGTGGGAATTTCCTACAAAGAAGCGCGTAAGCGGGGCAGTATTGCTTAA